The following proteins are encoded in a genomic region of Natrinema sp. DC36:
- the thsB gene encoding thermosome subunit beta — protein sequence MSQRMQQGQPMIVMSEDSQRVKDKDAQDYNISAARAVAEAVQSTLGPKGMDKMLVDSMGSVTITNDGVTILKEMDIDNPTAEMIIEVAETQEDEAGDGTTTAVAIAGELLKNAEDLLEQDIHPTAIIKGFHLASEQAREEIDDIATDIDTSDEDLLRKTAETSMTGKGTEVNKEHLAQLIVEAIRQVTVEDNEGNNVVDLEFLNIETQTGRSAGESELLEGGIIDKDPVHDNMPTEATDADILLLNEAIEVEETDVDTEVSVTDPDQLQKFLDREEKQLKDKVQHIVDLGADVVFCQKGIDDLAQHYLAKEGILAVRRAKKSDLEFLQEVVGASIVSDLESATTEDLGFGDVTRDDEDELFYVEGEDAHGVTLLLRGSTDHVVDELERGVNDALDVVAQTVSDGRVLAGGGAIEVELASRLRDFADSVSGREQLAVEAFADSLELVPRVLAGNAGLDSIDTLVDLRAAHDDGQITAGLNVFSGDVEDTFEAGVVEPAHAKEQAVTSAAEAANLVLKIDDIISAGDLSTDKGDDEAGGPGGAPGGMGGMGGGMGGMM from the coding sequence ATGAGTCAGCGAATGCAGCAGGGTCAGCCGATGATCGTAATGAGCGAGGACTCCCAGCGCGTCAAGGACAAGGACGCGCAGGATTACAACATCAGCGCCGCCCGTGCGGTCGCTGAAGCCGTCCAGTCCACGCTCGGTCCGAAAGGAATGGACAAGATGCTCGTCGACTCCATGGGATCGGTGACGATCACCAACGACGGCGTCACCATCCTCAAGGAGATGGACATCGACAACCCGACGGCCGAGATGATCATCGAGGTCGCCGAGACCCAGGAGGACGAGGCTGGCGACGGCACCACGACGGCCGTCGCGATCGCTGGCGAACTCCTCAAGAATGCCGAGGACCTTCTCGAGCAGGACATCCACCCGACGGCGATCATCAAGGGCTTCCACCTCGCCAGCGAGCAGGCCCGCGAGGAGATCGACGACATCGCGACCGACATCGACACGTCGGACGAGGACCTCCTCCGGAAGACCGCCGAGACCTCGATGACCGGCAAGGGTACCGAGGTCAACAAGGAGCACCTCGCCCAGCTGATCGTCGAGGCCATCCGACAGGTCACCGTCGAGGACAACGAGGGCAACAACGTCGTCGACCTCGAGTTCCTCAACATCGAGACCCAGACCGGCCGCAGCGCCGGCGAGTCCGAGCTACTCGAGGGCGGCATCATCGACAAGGATCCCGTCCACGACAACATGCCCACCGAGGCGACGGACGCGGACATCCTGCTGCTGAACGAGGCCATCGAGGTCGAAGAGACCGACGTCGACACCGAGGTCTCCGTCACCGACCCCGACCAGCTCCAGAAATTCCTCGACCGCGAGGAGAAACAGCTGAAAGACAAGGTCCAGCACATCGTCGACCTCGGCGCGGACGTCGTCTTCTGCCAGAAGGGCATCGACGACCTCGCCCAGCACTACCTCGCCAAAGAGGGCATCCTCGCAGTGCGCCGCGCCAAGAAGAGCGATCTGGAATTCCTGCAGGAGGTCGTCGGCGCGTCGATCGTCTCCGACCTCGAGAGCGCGACCACCGAGGACCTCGGCTTCGGTGACGTCACCCGCGACGACGAGGACGAACTGTTCTACGTCGAGGGCGAGGACGCCCACGGCGTCACCCTCCTCCTTCGCGGCTCGACCGACCACGTCGTCGACGAACTCGAGCGCGGCGTCAACGACGCGCTCGACGTCGTCGCACAGACCGTCTCCGACGGCCGCGTCCTCGCGGGCGGCGGTGCCATCGAGGTCGAACTCGCCTCGCGTCTGCGCGACTTCGCCGACTCCGTCTCCGGCCGCGAGCAGCTGGCCGTCGAGGCCTTCGCCGACTCGCTCGAGCTCGTCCCGCGCGTCCTCGCCGGCAACGCGGGCCTCGACTCGATCGACACGCTGGTCGACCTGCGTGCGGCCCACGATGACGGCCAGATTACGGCCGGCCTGAACGTCTTCTCGGGCGACGTCGAGGACACGTTCGAGGCAGGCGTCGTCGAACCGGCTCACGCCAAGGAGCAGGCGGTCACCTCCGCCGCCGAAGCGGCCAACCTCGTGCTCAAAATCGACGACATCATCTCCGCCGGCGATCTGTCGACCGACAAGGGCGACGACGAGGCCGGCGGCCCCGGTGGTGCCCCCGGCGGCATGGGCGGCATGGGCGGTGGCATGGGCGGCATGATGTGA
- a CDS encoding HalOD1 output domain-containing protein, whose translation MTGYAPRVAQSRAPSLYRASHDPDGPATLSTTVIHALADCLGVDVTDSRVSLYDTVDPDALDALFRPRYNGTPRTGGTLSFVVNGHHVRVRGDGEILIEPPAHR comes from the coding sequence ATGACAGGATACGCTCCCCGCGTCGCGCAGTCCCGCGCTCCCTCCCTGTATCGCGCCTCCCACGACCCCGACGGCCCGGCGACTCTGAGCACGACCGTCATCCACGCGCTGGCCGACTGTCTGGGCGTCGACGTGACCGACAGCCGCGTCTCGCTGTACGATACCGTCGACCCCGACGCTCTGGACGCGCTTTTCCGACCACGCTACAACGGAACGCCCCGAACCGGCGGCACGCTCTCGTTCGTCGTCAACGGCCATCACGTCCGGGTCCGCGGCGACGGCGAGATTCTGATCGAACCGCCCGCCCACCGCTGA
- a CDS encoding acyltransferase, with product MTKRYVSLPDEAEAGMREFIDEVDRRLASDEDTCSVVEDVLIDLSGDREAYESWQAGESVSPAERVRLQSYDPCNTTLESEYYAEKDEEKFRRSKHLQWLWRQFDSLPIADNVEFALRFRRMLADHLFADCGDGCRFFKGISFTYGHNITIGDNTVVHDDVHLDDRGELTIGDRVSISDGVHIYSHDHDVVDQTEVRNYHTIVEDDVRLTYDSMVQAGNKVGENAIVGARGVVQYDIPAHHIAVGMPAQSVKIKPGWEDVATPVDDAGTNRQEQRHLEYDLPDDFAVFDEFGRDL from the coding sequence ATGACAAAGCGGTACGTGTCGCTCCCCGATGAGGCCGAAGCGGGGATGCGCGAGTTCATCGACGAGGTCGACCGACGGCTTGCGAGCGACGAGGACACCTGTTCCGTCGTCGAAGACGTCCTGATCGACCTCTCGGGCGACCGTGAAGCCTACGAGAGCTGGCAGGCCGGCGAGTCTGTTTCCCCGGCCGAACGCGTCCGCCTGCAGAGCTACGATCCCTGTAACACGACCCTCGAGAGCGAGTACTACGCCGAGAAGGACGAAGAGAAGTTCCGCCGTTCCAAGCACCTCCAGTGGCTCTGGCGGCAGTTCGATAGTCTTCCCATCGCGGACAACGTCGAGTTCGCGCTGCGATTCCGGCGGATGCTCGCCGACCACCTCTTCGCGGACTGCGGGGACGGCTGTCGCTTCTTCAAGGGAATCTCGTTCACCTACGGTCACAACATCACGATCGGCGACAACACCGTCGTCCACGACGACGTTCACCTCGACGATCGAGGCGAACTCACGATCGGCGACCGCGTGTCGATCTCCGACGGAGTCCACATCTACAGCCACGATCACGACGTCGTCGACCAGACCGAGGTCCGCAACTACCACACGATCGTCGAGGACGACGTCCGGCTCACATACGACTCGATGGTTCAGGCGGGCAACAAGGTCGGCGAGAACGCGATCGTCGGCGCGCGCGGCGTCGTTCAGTACGACATTCCCGCCCACCACATCGCCGTCGGAATGCCCGCCCAGAGCGTCAAGATCAAACCCGGCTGGGAAGACGTCGCAACGCCCGTCGACGACGCCGGCACCAACCGGCAGGAACAGCGCCACCTCGAGTACGACCTCCCCGACGATTTCGCGGTCTTCGACGAGTTCGGTCGAGACCTATAA
- a CDS encoding aldo/keto reductase: MQHSELGDSGVEVSEVGFGAWVVGTDWWGDRSEDDAIEMVRYAVEQGITYFDTGDVYGHGRSEELLGEALSDVRDEVTIATKVGYDFYDNPQAGHGELPKEMDPEYLREAVHKSLERLEIDSVDVLQLHNADVDEITPDVLELLDELEEDGLIDATGLALGPSIGWLAEGDLAIEEEFDSVQLVWNMLEQEVGNHFLETIERTGSSTSLIPRVPHSSGILNEQVTPDTELGEGDHRGFRPEEWYETGWEKLEALRFLERDGVSASEASGRQGATGGSDRERTMGQASIAWLLSHDSVATVTPTFRTKADIDEWAAASDVPKLSDEEMTRVAELYENDFEIDRDDGMDSLRSSVDGEDIESAGLDKLAAD; the protein is encoded by the coding sequence ATGCAACACAGCGAACTGGGCGACTCCGGCGTCGAGGTTAGCGAGGTGGGCTTCGGCGCGTGGGTCGTCGGGACCGACTGGTGGGGCGATCGCTCGGAAGACGACGCCATCGAGATGGTCCGGTACGCCGTCGAGCAGGGAATCACGTACTTCGACACGGGCGACGTCTACGGCCACGGCCGGAGCGAGGAATTACTCGGCGAGGCCCTCTCGGACGTTCGCGACGAGGTCACGATCGCCACCAAAGTCGGCTACGATTTCTACGACAACCCGCAGGCCGGCCACGGCGAACTCCCCAAAGAGATGGATCCGGAGTACCTGCGCGAGGCCGTCCACAAGAGCCTCGAGCGCCTCGAAATCGACTCGGTCGACGTGCTCCAGCTCCACAACGCCGACGTCGACGAGATCACGCCGGACGTCCTCGAGTTGCTCGATGAACTCGAGGAGGACGGGCTGATCGACGCCACCGGCCTCGCGCTCGGTCCCTCGATCGGCTGGCTCGCGGAAGGCGACCTCGCGATCGAGGAGGAGTTCGACTCAGTCCAGTTGGTCTGGAATATGCTCGAGCAGGAGGTGGGAAACCACTTCCTCGAGACGATCGAACGCACGGGCTCGTCGACCAGCCTCATCCCCCGCGTCCCCCACTCCTCGGGGATCCTCAACGAGCAGGTCACGCCCGACACCGAACTCGGCGAGGGCGACCACCGCGGGTTCCGACCCGAGGAGTGGTACGAGACCGGCTGGGAGAAACTCGAGGCGCTGCGCTTTTTGGAGCGTGACGGCGTCTCCGCGAGCGAAGCGAGCGGACGGCAGGGGGCGACCGGCGGGAGCGACCGTGAGCGGACGATGGGACAGGCCTCGATCGCGTGGCTCCTGAGCCACGATTCCGTCGCGACCGTCACGCCGACGTTCCGGACGAAGGCGGACATCGACGAGTGGGCGGCCGCCAGCGACGTGCCGAAACTCTCCGACGAGGAGATGACTCGCGTGGCGGAGCTGTACGAAAACGACTTCGAGATCGATCGCGACGACGGGATGGATTCGCTGCGCTCGTCGGTCGACGGCGAAGACATCGAGTCTGCCGGCCTGGACAAACTCGCGGCCGACTGA
- a CDS encoding NAD(P)H-binding protein, with amino-acid sequence MTCRTLLTGATGTLGTALSTRLIDAGHVVRAASRSPPTSDEDGTEWVAMDLADGTGIREAVADIDVIVHAASAPRGDSEAVDVRGTERLLEAAADAGVSNVVYVSIVGIDEIPYSYYEHKLAAERAVDASEVPSTILRITMFHEFVGDLLETVSRLPIWPLPTGIRLQPIDVGEAADVIVDHATLDAAGRVPDVGGPEVRTVGDLARTYRDARGLRRPIVRLPIPGKTAAAFRAGGAICPDRTVGTVTWDEWVASQFD; translated from the coding sequence ATGACCTGTCGGACGCTCCTCACGGGGGCCACCGGGACGCTGGGGACGGCGCTGTCCACTCGACTGATCGATGCGGGACACGTGGTCCGAGCGGCGAGTCGATCGCCGCCGACCTCCGACGAGGACGGAACGGAGTGGGTCGCGATGGATCTGGCTGACGGAACGGGAATCCGCGAGGCCGTCGCGGACATCGACGTGATCGTCCACGCGGCCAGCGCGCCCCGCGGCGACAGCGAGGCCGTCGACGTCCGCGGCACCGAACGACTGCTCGAGGCGGCCGCCGACGCCGGCGTTTCGAACGTCGTGTACGTCTCCATCGTCGGCATCGACGAAATCCCGTACTCGTACTACGAGCACAAGCTGGCGGCCGAGCGGGCCGTCGACGCGAGCGAGGTCCCGTCGACGATCCTCCGGATAACGATGTTCCACGAGTTCGTCGGCGACTTACTCGAGACCGTGTCGAGACTCCCGATCTGGCCGCTGCCGACGGGGATTCGGCTCCAGCCGATCGACGTGGGTGAGGCAGCGGACGTGATCGTCGACCACGCAACGCTCGACGCAGCCGGTCGGGTGCCCGATGTCGGCGGTCCCGAGGTACGAACCGTCGGCGACCTCGCGCGGACCTACCGTGACGCGAGGGGGCTTCGCCGACCGATCGTTCGCCTCCCGATTCCCGGGAAGACAGCCGCCGCTTTTCGAGCCGGTGGGGCGATCTGCCCGGATCGGACCGTCGGAACGGTGACGTGGGACGAGTGGGTCGCCTCGCAGTTCGACTGA
- a CDS encoding zinc ribbon domain-containing protein, producing MKPYEFTCPDCHREIPVTDSMREAALTNGCPICGRSVAERNFAN from the coding sequence ATGAAACCGTACGAATTCACCTGTCCGGACTGTCATCGAGAGATTCCAGTCACTGACTCGATGCGCGAGGCGGCGCTGACGAACGGCTGTCCCATCTGTGGACGGTCAGTGGCCGAACGCAACTTCGCGAACTGA
- a CDS encoding NUDIX domain-containing protein: protein MTDVTYVQKACAYITRATGELLVFEGPGHDGLQIPKGTLESGESPREALFREVLEESGLGTLSGTQHLTTDVWTRREEPPKRYVRHFFHATVHEPRDRWTHTVTDGGEEHGAEFEFRWVRPPTGREFALDLDEYVGLLPTTAGSDPVASASD from the coding sequence ATGACCGACGTCACGTACGTCCAGAAGGCGTGCGCGTACATCACTCGCGCAACGGGCGAGTTACTGGTATTCGAGGGACCGGGACACGACGGCCTGCAGATCCCGAAAGGAACGCTCGAGTCGGGCGAATCACCGCGAGAGGCGCTGTTCAGGGAGGTCCTCGAGGAGAGCGGGCTCGGAACGCTGAGCGGGACCCAACATCTGACGACCGACGTCTGGACCCGCCGCGAGGAGCCGCCGAAGCGCTACGTGCGCCACTTCTTCCACGCGACGGTGCACGAACCCCGCGATCGGTGGACTCACACCGTCACCGACGGCGGGGAGGAACACGGGGCCGAGTTCGAGTTTCGCTGGGTCCGGCCGCCGACCGGGCGGGAGTTCGCGCTCGACCTCGACGAGTACGTCGGCCTGCTCCCCACCACCGCCGGTTCGGACCCGGTCGCGAGCGCGTCGGATTGA
- a CDS encoding pirin family protein, which translates to MVSLHDAADVTHAGGMRATRAFPTRTHSHLDPFVLFERFHIGADQGFPSHRHAGFEICTYMLEGGMAHDDSLGNAGTARAGEAMRISAGRGIEHSEFPADGPCTGLQLWLNLPRERKEIEPSYADATAEQLPTAESGGATVTTVVGEGSPLEFETPMTYRDVTLAENASWSWDRPSDWVGFCFVLSGSGAVDNASLETGRVCTVAAGDDAVTLSSDDGCRVVAVAGRPHDEQIHQRGPIVA; encoded by the coding sequence ATGGTATCTCTCCACGACGCCGCGGACGTGACCCACGCCGGCGGGATGCGCGCGACTCGTGCGTTTCCCACGCGAACGCACTCGCATCTGGATCCGTTCGTGCTCTTCGAGCGATTCCACATCGGGGCCGACCAGGGGTTCCCCAGCCACCGCCACGCCGGGTTCGAGATCTGCACCTACATGCTCGAGGGCGGGATGGCCCACGACGACTCGCTCGGTAACGCGGGGACGGCTCGAGCGGGCGAGGCCATGCGGATCTCCGCGGGGCGGGGCATCGAACACTCGGAGTTCCCGGCGGACGGCCCCTGTACCGGCCTTCAACTGTGGCTCAATCTTCCTCGAGAGCGCAAGGAGATCGAGCCGTCGTACGCGGACGCGACGGCCGAACAGTTGCCGACCGCGGAGTCGGGCGGTGCCACCGTCACGACCGTCGTCGGCGAGGGCTCGCCGCTCGAGTTCGAGACCCCGATGACGTACCGAGACGTGACGCTCGCGGAGAACGCGTCGTGGTCGTGGGACCGCCCCAGCGACTGGGTCGGCTTCTGTTTCGTCCTCTCGGGGTCGGGTGCGGTCGACAACGCATCACTCGAGACTGGGCGCGTCTGCACCGTCGCCGCGGGCGACGATGCCGTGACGCTATCGTCGGACGACGGCTGTCGCGTCGTCGCCGTCGCCGGCCGACCGCACGACGAGCAGATCCACCAGCGCGGGCCGATCGTGGCCTGA
- a CDS encoding DUF402 domain-containing protein, translating to MTTARVRGIYTTAITRLLSETGREVVQASEPIRERFERSFDAAPADVSIETTRDRQGVEISGAPDAVEPVAGELESLAIDTFRWADDASRGAVFDAEVIEAGGGSGAVVDLGDGRRGFLNYDDADGYVDAGNRYRVQVHEPAPPWDDDRPLVRPTLEVQGGLCTLSRDRTGVSAALRGERAEELVGMTDLLSVEVPEGWGVRWQHAAADADLEAMGTALEDAADRARALETALADAPDEPGEPGLLAAPRRTEWCWFGRESRFTLDGVRRRVETTMPGHHRTKAADRAASAAVDFAEAVCESTGTGDGGADATGEFPFAAVARQFGPTTGDRLEIGHGKPDGRLISLGRGEVTDWDPEGKVTLERSMRGGGSYDALGVSKESGDVAVTKFREGRWWYPTTYTTADGTSKGTYVNVCTPVELFPDTVRYVDLYVDVIRQGDGTVEIVDADELEGAVSDGFVSDELAEKAMEVAEAVERALSK from the coding sequence ATGACGACGGCTCGAGTCCGCGGCATCTACACGACGGCGATCACTCGGTTGCTGAGCGAGACCGGCCGCGAGGTCGTTCAGGCCTCCGAACCGATTCGGGAGCGATTCGAACGATCGTTCGACGCCGCGCCGGCCGACGTCTCGATCGAGACGACCCGGGATCGACAGGGCGTCGAGATTTCGGGCGCGCCGGACGCGGTCGAGCCGGTCGCGGGCGAGCTCGAGTCCCTCGCGATCGATACGTTCCGCTGGGCGGACGACGCGTCCCGCGGTGCGGTCTTCGACGCGGAAGTGATCGAGGCGGGCGGCGGCAGCGGCGCGGTCGTCGACCTCGGCGACGGTCGGCGCGGTTTTCTGAACTACGACGACGCCGACGGCTACGTCGACGCCGGAAACCGGTATCGGGTACAGGTCCACGAGCCCGCGCCGCCGTGGGACGACGACCGGCCGCTCGTGCGGCCGACGCTCGAGGTTCAGGGCGGGCTCTGTACGCTTTCACGGGACCGAACCGGCGTCTCGGCGGCGCTTCGCGGCGAGCGAGCGGAGGAACTGGTCGGCATGACCGACCTCCTTTCGGTCGAGGTACCCGAGGGATGGGGCGTCCGGTGGCAACACGCGGCCGCCGACGCCGACCTCGAGGCGATGGGAACCGCGCTCGAGGACGCCGCGGATCGGGCCCGGGCGCTCGAGACCGCGCTGGCCGACGCACCCGACGAACCCGGCGAGCCGGGACTGCTGGCCGCGCCCCGCCGGACCGAGTGGTGCTGGTTCGGTCGCGAGTCCCGGTTCACGCTGGACGGCGTGCGGCGTCGGGTGGAGACCACGATGCCGGGCCACCACCGGACGAAGGCGGCCGATCGGGCCGCGAGCGCGGCGGTCGACTTCGCGGAGGCCGTCTGCGAGTCGACCGGAACCGGTGACGGCGGCGCTGACGCCACGGGCGAGTTTCCCTTCGCCGCGGTCGCTCGGCAGTTCGGTCCGACGACGGGCGACCGCCTCGAGATCGGCCACGGCAAACCCGACGGCCGACTCATCTCGCTGGGTCGCGGCGAGGTGACCGACTGGGATCCCGAGGGGAAGGTGACCCTCGAGCGCTCCATGCGCGGCGGCGGGAGCTACGACGCGCTCGGCGTCTCCAAGGAGTCGGGCGACGTCGCCGTGACGAAGTTCCGCGAAGGCCGGTGGTGGTATCCGACGACGTACACGACCGCCGACGGCACGTCGAAGGGGACCTACGTCAACGTCTGTACGCCCGTCGAACTGTTTCCGGACACCGTTCGGTACGTCGACCTCTACGTCGACGTGATCCGACAGGGCGACGGGACGGTCGAGATCGTGGACGCCGACGAACTCGAGGGCGCCGTTTCCGACGGATTCGTCTCCGACGAACTGGCCGAGAAGGCGATGGAGGTTGCGGAAGCCGTCGAGCGCGCGCTCTCGAAGTAA
- a CDS encoding MEDS domain-containing protein: MSQEAEYDPQDESLTGSAARSEPLSVERGLDALRSSPEFRGPVEPLDGVEANEHIALFYESRDEQVEAMVPFVRQGVERDERVMYVIEERTEDDVLAALRDGGVDVDAATDSGALTFHSVDETYRRNGAFDPDEMIEFYRQTIEEATAEYPALRITADTHWILDEKTTIEDFMAYESRVNDLFRDEDCIALCQYDREAIPPEVLTDVVRTHPHLIYDGTLCHNFYYTPPQEYFGPDEPARDIDRMLRTLVDRTEAKAELSTTIDELEESNERLKRFAYIASHDLQEPLRMVSSFLQLLEDRHGDDLDEEAREYIDFAVGGSDRMREMVDGLLSYSRIDMNDAEFRPVDCTTVLEAVISDLRLQIEERDAAIVADELPTVVGDDTQLEQLFHNLIANAIKYTDDAPPQIEIEAQRQGDRCVFSVADDGIGIEPAHTDQIFEIFNRLHSNEEYQGTGIGLALCRKIVDHHGGDIWVDSEPGDGTTFYFTLPRAKR; encoded by the coding sequence ATGAGTCAGGAGGCCGAGTACGACCCGCAGGACGAATCACTGACGGGAAGTGCTGCCCGCTCCGAACCGCTGAGCGTCGAACGCGGCCTGGACGCCCTCCGCTCGAGTCCGGAGTTTCGTGGCCCAGTCGAACCGCTCGACGGCGTGGAAGCGAACGAACACATCGCGCTGTTCTACGAGTCCCGTGACGAGCAGGTCGAAGCGATGGTCCCGTTCGTCCGGCAGGGGGTAGAGCGGGACGAGCGAGTCATGTACGTCATCGAGGAGCGCACCGAGGACGACGTCCTCGCGGCGTTGCGCGACGGCGGCGTCGACGTCGACGCCGCGACCGATTCCGGTGCGCTCACCTTCCATTCGGTCGACGAGACCTACCGCCGGAACGGCGCGTTCGATCCCGACGAGATGATCGAGTTCTACCGACAGACGATCGAGGAGGCGACGGCGGAGTATCCGGCACTTCGAATCACCGCGGACACGCACTGGATCCTCGACGAGAAGACGACGATCGAGGACTTCATGGCCTACGAGAGCCGGGTCAACGACCTCTTTCGGGACGAGGACTGTATCGCGCTCTGTCAGTACGATCGCGAGGCGATCCCCCCCGAGGTTCTCACGGATGTCGTCCGGACCCACCCTCACCTCATCTACGACGGAACGCTCTGCCACAACTTCTACTACACACCACCACAGGAGTACTTCGGACCCGACGAGCCGGCTCGCGACATCGACCGGATGTTGCGAACGCTCGTCGATAGAACCGAAGCGAAGGCGGAGCTCAGTACTACCATCGACGAACTCGAGGAGTCGAACGAGCGGCTCAAGCGGTTCGCGTACATCGCATCGCACGATCTCCAAGAGCCCCTGCGGATGGTCTCGAGTTTCCTGCAGCTACTCGAGGACCGACATGGGGACGACCTCGACGAGGAGGCCCGTGAGTACATCGACTTCGCCGTCGGCGGCTCCGATCGCATGCGCGAGATGGTCGACGGGCTGCTCAGCTACTCGCGAATCGATATGAACGACGCCGAGTTTCGACCGGTCGACTGTACCACCGTCCTCGAGGCCGTCATCTCCGATCTCCGGCTACAGATCGAGGAGCGCGACGCCGCGATCGTTGCGGACGAGCTCCCGACGGTCGTCGGTGACGACACCCAGCTCGAACAGCTGTTTCACAACCTGATCGCGAACGCGATCAAGTACACCGACGACGCGCCGCCGCAAATCGAGATCGAGGCACAACGGCAGGGCGACCGCTGCGTGTTCTCGGTCGCGGACGACGGGATCGGGATCGAGCCGGCGCACACGGATCAGATCTTCGAGATTTTCAACCGACTTCACTCGAACGAGGAGTATCAGGGAACGGGAATCGGGCTCGCACTGTGCCGAAAAATCGTCGACCACCACGGCGGCGATATCTGGGTCGACTCCGAACCGGGTGACGGAACGACGTTTTACTTCACACTTCCCAGGGCCAAGCGGTGA
- a CDS encoding response regulator has product MSPDHRVDPPAVLVIENNPGDVHLMREGLEKSGVDGTITVITDGETALDYVSQCEASDSEAVPDLVFLDLNLPKANGRTILEAINREPQLRSVPVIVCSSSKSPDDIRETAELGVDGYHIKPVDPNEYISLVRTIVESVSDSGQAPPGEYSTIGPVE; this is encoded by the coding sequence ATGAGCCCCGATCACCGCGTTGATCCGCCGGCGGTTCTGGTAATCGAGAACAACCCCGGTGACGTTCATTTGATGCGTGAGGGGCTCGAGAAAAGCGGCGTTGACGGCACCATCACTGTTATTACCGATGGGGAGACAGCGCTCGACTACGTTAGCCAGTGTGAGGCGTCCGACTCGGAGGCGGTTCCCGACCTCGTGTTTCTCGATCTGAACCTCCCGAAGGCGAACGGAAGAACGATCCTCGAGGCGATCAACCGCGAGCCGCAGCTTCGGTCCGTTCCGGTGATCGTTTGCTCGAGTTCGAAGTCCCCGGACGATATCCGCGAAACGGCCGAATTAGGGGTGGACGGCTATCACATCAAACCGGTCGATCCGAACGAATACATCTCGCTCGTTCGAACGATCGTGGAGTCCGTGTCCGACTCCGGTCAGGCCCCGCCGGGAGAGTATTCCACAATCGGCCCGGTCGAATAG
- a CDS encoding PrsW family intramembrane metalloprotease, producing the protein MERRRDPVERGEERTGDGSVDLYDVSTWEPRSIVDLVAYTLYNAMSYGFRALVLLIAIAITLVLLVSPAAIVLEDPFVALFFGLSVVPAGLLAAYIWHADITTSEPLWLLVVTFLLAVLFATFAALVNSYSRALLGISGVLFFYLIVGPIEETVKLLAVQVFAYRNDSFNAVIDGAVYGAVAGLGFAAIENALYISRVIGEANPETNILVTASGIATVRALAGPGHVIYSAIAGYYLGLAKFNRDYAGPIVLKGLLVAAFVHGTYNVTVGIVPGILTDFLPIGYGIAFVGYVICYDLAIGYYLYRKIDRYRRTYQSVTSDIDGDSRPELTEFEPPQR; encoded by the coding sequence ATGGAACGTAGGCGCGACCCAGTCGAACGGGGCGAGGAGCGGACCGGTGACGGGTCGGTCGACCTCTACGACGTCTCGACGTGGGAGCCGCGATCGATCGTCGACCTGGTGGCGTACACGCTCTACAACGCCATGAGCTACGGATTCCGTGCGCTCGTCTTGCTGATCGCGATCGCGATCACCCTCGTCTTGCTCGTCTCGCCGGCCGCGATCGTCCTCGAGGATCCGTTCGTCGCCCTCTTCTTCGGGCTCTCGGTAGTCCCCGCGGGGTTGCTCGCGGCGTACATCTGGCACGCGGACATCACGACGAGCGAACCGCTCTGGTTGCTCGTCGTGACCTTCCTGCTCGCGGTCCTGTTCGCGACGTTCGCGGCGCTCGTCAACTCGTACAGTCGGGCGCTGCTCGGGATCAGCGGGGTTCTCTTTTTCTACCTGATCGTCGGCCCGATCGAGGAGACGGTGAAGCTACTCGCCGTTCAGGTGTTCGCCTACCGGAACGACAGTTTCAACGCCGTCATCGACGGCGCGGTGTACGGCGCCGTCGCCGGGTTGGGATTCGCCGCCATCGAAAACGCGCTCTACATCAGCCGCGTCATCGGCGAGGCGAACCCCGAGACCAACATCCTCGTCACCGCCAGCGGGATCGCGACGGTCCGTGCGCTGGCCGGACCGGGGCACGTCATTTACTCGGCGATCGCGGGCTACTACCTCGGACTGGCGAAGTTCAACCGCGACTACGCCGGTCCGATCGTCCTCAAAGGGTTGCTCGTCGCTGCGTTCGTCCACGGGACCTACAACGTCACAGTCGGGATCGTTCCGGGGATCCTCACCGACTTCCTCCCCATCGGCTACGGAATCGCGTTCGTCGGCTACGTGATCTGTTACGACCTCGCGATCGGCTACTACCTCTATCGCAAGATCGATCGCTACCGCCGGACCTATCAGTCCGTCACGAGCGATATCGATGGCGACTCGCGGCCGGAACTGACCGAGTTCGAGCCGCCCCAGCGCTGA